A DNA window from Gemmatimonadaceae bacterium contains the following coding sequences:
- a CDS encoding argininosuccinate synthase: MIRTIALAYSGGLDTSIIVPWLREHYGARVVCVAADIGQGQELSGVREKAIASGAAECYVEDLRHEFVTEYVWPTLRAGAVYGRKYLLGTSMARPLIAKRQVEVARAVNADALAHGCTGKGNDQVRFELTYAAFAPDLPVIAPWREWNIRSREDAIAYAAAHHVPVTATRDKIYSRDRNLWHLSHEGGVLENPASVPPDDLFLLTANPASAPNVPEDVVIGFVAGTPVSVNGQSLSPVAIIETLNTIGGRHGVGRIDLVEDRLVGMKSRGVYETPGGTLLHTAHSELEQLVLDRRTLAAKDVIAPRYADLVYEGRWWTTEREAYDAFVNTTQQRITGSITLRLFKGTVTVAGRASEHALYDERFVTFGEDDVYQQSDAAGFIRLYGLSQRVRALKDRELDDAAIDNAPAAEGAPEALAIA, encoded by the coding sequence ATGATTCGCACGATCGCCCTCGCTTACTCGGGTGGACTCGACACCTCGATCATTGTCCCCTGGCTGCGCGAGCACTACGGCGCACGCGTCGTCTGCGTCGCCGCCGACATCGGACAGGGCCAGGAGCTCTCCGGCGTCCGCGAGAAAGCCATCGCCTCCGGCGCCGCCGAGTGCTACGTGGAAGACCTGCGACACGAATTCGTCACCGAATACGTGTGGCCGACACTCCGCGCCGGCGCCGTCTATGGACGCAAATACCTCCTCGGCACGTCCATGGCGCGCCCGCTCATCGCCAAGCGCCAAGTGGAAGTCGCGCGAGCTGTGAACGCCGACGCCCTCGCCCACGGATGCACCGGCAAGGGCAACGACCAGGTCCGCTTCGAGCTCACCTATGCGGCCTTCGCGCCCGACCTGCCCGTCATCGCGCCGTGGCGCGAATGGAATATCCGCAGCCGCGAGGACGCCATCGCCTACGCCGCAGCCCACCACGTGCCGGTCACCGCAACACGCGACAAGATCTACTCGCGCGACCGCAACCTCTGGCACCTGTCCCACGAAGGCGGCGTGCTCGAAAACCCGGCGTCCGTTCCGCCCGACGACTTGTTCCTGCTCACCGCCAATCCGGCATCCGCGCCTAACGTACCCGAAGACGTCGTCATCGGCTTCGTGGCCGGCACGCCCGTGTCGGTCAACGGCCAGTCCCTGTCGCCGGTGGCCATTATCGAGACGCTCAACACCATTGGCGGACGCCACGGCGTCGGCCGCATCGACCTGGTCGAGGATCGTCTCGTGGGCATGAAGTCACGCGGCGTCTATGAGACTCCGGGCGGCACCCTGCTCCACACCGCGCACTCCGAGCTCGAGCAGCTCGTGCTCGATCGCCGCACACTCGCCGCGAAAGACGTCATCGCACCCCGCTATGCCGATCTCGTATACGAGGGCCGGTGGTGGACCACCGAGCGCGAAGCATACGATGCATTCGTGAACACCACGCAGCAGCGCATCACCGGCAGCATCACGCTGCGTCTGTTCAAGGGCACCGTCACCGTTGCCGGTCGCGCCAGCGAGCACGCGCTCTACGACGAACGCTTCGTGACCTTCGGCGAAGACGACGTCTACCAGCAGAGCGATGCCGCCGGCTTCATCCGACTCTACGGACTCTCCCAGCGCGTGCGAGCGCTCAAGGACCGCGAGCTGGACGACGCCGCCATCGACAACGCACCCGCCGCCGAGGGAGCGCCCGAAGCGCTCGCCATCGCGTGA
- the argH gene encoding argininosuccinate lyase: MTSLKLVGADATAHKLWGGRFGGDTAPALDALNRSIGVDFRLWPFDVRLSKAWAVALWSAGVLTVQESQRLERGLDAVAARLRAGATPVASDEDVHTMIDRLLHEEVGELASKLHTGRSRNDQVATATRLWTMDACAELDVHIRELQRVILGHAESLERDGTLMPAYTHMQRAQPIAAAHWMLAHFWPLDRDRTRLAQTARATASLPLGAGAVAGCAYPISRVLLQGSLGFDRLSRNSVDAVSDRDFVAELMFTIALLGTHLSRLAEDLVLYGSSEFSFVQFGDAFTTGSSMMPQKRNPDALELARGSSARVLGDLTALLATLKGLPSGYNKDLQDDKHALFDAVDTMRLVLPAVAGALAEITFRADRMHAALSSAMMATDLADYLVRKGATFREAHASVGRLVRESDERGVELHSLPLKSFLAAHALFAGDVFDALSPAASVERRDVEGGTGPNALREQIVGARLALA; the protein is encoded by the coding sequence GTGACGTCGCTCAAGCTCGTCGGCGCCGACGCCACCGCACACAAACTCTGGGGCGGACGCTTCGGCGGCGACACCGCACCGGCCCTCGACGCGCTCAACCGTTCCATCGGCGTCGACTTCCGCCTGTGGCCCTTCGATGTGCGTCTGTCCAAGGCCTGGGCAGTCGCCCTGTGGAGCGCCGGCGTCCTAACGGTGCAGGAAAGCCAGCGCCTCGAGCGCGGCCTTGACGCGGTCGCGGCCCGCTTGCGCGCCGGCGCGACGCCGGTCGCATCCGATGAAGACGTGCATACAATGATCGACCGGCTGTTGCACGAGGAAGTGGGCGAGCTCGCCTCGAAGCTCCACACCGGTCGCAGCCGCAACGACCAGGTCGCGACCGCCACGCGCCTCTGGACGATGGACGCATGCGCGGAGCTCGATGTCCACATCCGCGAGCTCCAGCGCGTGATACTCGGCCACGCCGAATCGCTGGAGCGCGACGGCACGCTCATGCCCGCGTACACGCACATGCAGCGCGCCCAACCGATTGCGGCCGCACACTGGATGCTGGCGCACTTCTGGCCGCTCGACCGCGATCGCACCCGCCTGGCGCAGACCGCCCGCGCCACCGCGAGTCTTCCGTTAGGCGCAGGCGCCGTCGCCGGATGCGCCTATCCGATTTCGCGCGTCCTGTTGCAGGGCAGCCTCGGCTTCGACCGCTTGAGCCGGAACAGCGTCGACGCCGTGAGCGATCGCGATTTCGTCGCCGAGCTGATGTTCACGATCGCGCTGCTCGGCACACATCTCTCGCGGCTCGCCGAAGACCTCGTACTCTACGGCAGCTCCGAATTCTCGTTCGTTCAATTCGGCGACGCGTTCACCACCGGCTCGAGCATGATGCCGCAGAAGCGCAACCCGGATGCGCTCGAGCTCGCACGCGGCTCGAGCGCCCGCGTCCTCGGCGATCTCACAGCCTTGCTCGCCACGCTGAAAGGACTGCCGAGCGGATACAACAAAGATCTGCAGGACGACAAACACGCACTCTTCGATGCGGTCGACACCATGCGTCTCGTACTGCCGGCCGTTGCCGGCGCACTGGCCGAGATCACGTTCCGGGCCGATCGCATGCATGCCGCACTGTCGAGCGCCATGATGGCCACCGACCTCGCCGACTATCTCGTGCGCAAGGGCGCGACCTTTCGTGAGGCGCACGCGAGCGTCGGCCGACTCGTGCGCGAGAGCGACGAGCGCGGTGTCGAGCTCCACAGCCTGCCGCTCAAATCGTTTCTCGCCGCGCATGCGCTGTTCGCCGGCGATGTCTTCGATGCGCTCTCCCCGGCGGCGTCGGTGGAACGACGCGACGTCGAAGGCGGCACTGGGCCTAACGCACTACGCGAGCAGATCGTGGGCGCGCGGCTGGCGCTCGCATAG
- the ispG gene encoding flavodoxin-dependent (E)-4-hydroxy-3-methylbut-2-enyl-diphosphate synthase, giving the protein MTFATRRHTVTTVVGGIPVGSSHPVVVQSMTNTDTADAESTAAQVIALARAGSELVRITVNTPEAAAAVEEIVHRVADAGVQAPIIGDFHYNGHLLLDRYPACARSLAKYRINPGNVGGKRRDENFRTIVQIAVANDKPVRIGVNWGSLDQDLLTALMDENARSAVPRDARDVYIDAMLESALRSAQLAEETGLGHDRIILSAKVSGVRDLVDVYRLLARRCDYPLHLGLTEAGLGMKGTVVSTAALSILLGEGIGDTIRVSLTPRPGGDRTEEVLIAQQILQSLGLRTFTPQVSACPGCGRTTSTFFQHMAEDIQTYLREQMPVWRTRHPGVEEMRVAVMGCVVNGPGESKHANIGISLPGTFEEPKAPVYVDGKLAVTLKGDRIVAEFLSILEDYVARTYPAPKDAALQPPSVAAST; this is encoded by the coding sequence ATGACCTTCGCGACTCGCCGGCACACCGTCACCACGGTAGTGGGCGGCATCCCGGTTGGAAGCTCCCATCCGGTGGTGGTGCAGTCCATGACCAACACCGACACCGCGGACGCCGAAAGTACCGCGGCACAGGTCATCGCGCTTGCGCGCGCCGGGTCCGAGCTCGTGCGCATCACGGTCAACACACCGGAAGCAGCCGCCGCGGTCGAGGAGATCGTTCACCGGGTAGCAGACGCCGGCGTCCAGGCTCCGATCATTGGCGACTTTCACTACAACGGACATCTGCTCCTCGATCGCTATCCGGCCTGCGCCCGTTCGCTCGCCAAATATCGGATCAACCCCGGAAATGTGGGCGGCAAACGACGCGACGAGAATTTCCGTACGATAGTGCAGATCGCCGTCGCGAACGACAAGCCCGTCCGCATCGGCGTCAACTGGGGATCGCTCGACCAGGACCTCCTGACAGCGCTCATGGATGAGAACGCGCGGAGCGCCGTGCCGCGCGATGCCCGTGATGTGTACATCGACGCGATGCTCGAAAGCGCGCTGCGCTCTGCTCAGCTCGCCGAGGAGACGGGGCTCGGCCACGACCGGATCATTCTCTCCGCGAAAGTGTCCGGCGTGCGCGATCTCGTCGATGTCTATCGACTGCTGGCCCGGCGCTGCGACTATCCGCTGCACCTTGGCCTTACGGAAGCGGGCCTCGGCATGAAAGGCACGGTCGTGAGCACGGCCGCGCTTTCGATCCTGTTGGGCGAAGGTATCGGCGACACGATCCGTGTGTCGCTCACGCCGCGTCCCGGCGGCGACCGCACCGAAGAGGTGCTCATCGCCCAACAAATCCTTCAGTCCCTCGGCTTGCGCACGTTCACGCCGCAGGTTTCGGCGTGCCCGGGGTGCGGACGCACGACGTCCACATTCTTTCAGCACATGGCCGAGGACATTCAGACGTATTTGCGCGAGCAGATGCCGGTGTGGCGCACACGGCATCCCGGCGTCGAAGAAATGCGCGTCGCCGTCATGGGATGCGTCGTCAACGGACCGGGCGAGTCGAAGCACGCGAACATCGGCATCTCGCTGCCCGGCACGTTCGAAGAGCCGAAGGCGCCGGTGTACGTGGACGGAAAGCTCGCCGTCACGCTCAAAGGCGATCGCATCGTTGCGGAATTCCTGTCCATTCTCGAGGACTACGTGGCGCGCACGTATCCGGCGCCGAAGGACGCCGCGTTACAGCCACCGTCGGTCGCGGCGTCTACCTGA
- a CDS encoding GAF domain-containing protein: MAEAILDLRGAPRAAAYAQVDAHLDAVLEGIADRVAIMSTMSAVLHHAFGFLWTGFYQVAVPGRQLVVGPYQGTLGCLTIEFGRGVCGRAAETGRTIVVPDVQEFPDHIVCDARAQSEIVVPVFGPGIELIAVLDIDSETKDTFGDEDAAGLEMLVRRFARLKTGYSDRINHALAFAAKHHDQQVRRGTRLPYLTAAPNVAVILSRYGRDDDTVVAGVLRDVVQDYVRDGAAEDVLNARVGEKFGAAVLGALSNVVERRNDDEYVELSSDERRADLLDRIGGADERGKWVIAAVMLHAAGTLLADLSRTSFPDDVVSQANALAGGDGALPWFHNVYIRLVQTGFEAPIMDELGAMIATLGKRSPRLPRGAPPLR, encoded by the coding sequence ATGGCTGAAGCGATTCTCGACCTGCGCGGTGCGCCGCGCGCGGCGGCGTACGCCCAAGTCGATGCGCATCTCGATGCGGTGCTCGAGGGCATTGCGGATCGCGTGGCCATCATGTCGACGATGTCGGCCGTGCTGCATCACGCGTTCGGCTTCCTGTGGACCGGATTCTATCAGGTCGCCGTGCCGGGACGCCAGCTCGTCGTCGGTCCGTACCAGGGAACGCTCGGCTGCCTAACGATAGAGTTCGGACGCGGCGTGTGCGGGCGCGCGGCCGAGACGGGCCGCACGATCGTCGTGCCCGACGTGCAGGAATTCCCCGACCACATCGTGTGCGATGCGCGCGCGCAGTCCGAAATCGTGGTGCCGGTATTCGGTCCCGGTATCGAATTGATCGCCGTGCTCGACATCGATTCGGAGACGAAAGACACCTTCGGCGATGAGGACGCGGCGGGACTCGAGATGCTGGTGCGGCGATTCGCCAGACTGAAGACGGGCTACTCGGATCGCATCAACCACGCGCTCGCGTTCGCGGCCAAGCACCACGATCAACAGGTGCGGCGCGGGACGCGTCTGCCGTACCTCACGGCCGCGCCTAACGTAGCTGTGATCCTGTCGCGCTATGGCCGCGATGACGACACCGTCGTGGCCGGCGTGCTCCGCGACGTCGTGCAGGACTACGTGCGCGACGGGGCGGCCGAGGACGTGCTGAACGCGCGCGTCGGCGAGAAGTTCGGGGCGGCCGTGCTCGGCGCGCTGTCGAATGTCGTCGAACGGCGAAACGACGATGAATACGTGGAGCTGTCGTCGGATGAACGGCGGGCCGATCTCCTCGACCGGATCGGCGGAGCGGACGAGCGCGGGAAGTGGGTGATCGCGGCGGTGATGCTGCACGCCGCGGGCACGCTCCTGGCCGATCTGAGTCGGACGAGTTTTCCCGACGACGTCGTGTCGCAGGCGAACGCGCTGGCCGGGGGAGACGGCGCCCTTCCGTGGTTCCACAACGTCTACATTCGTCTCGTCCAGACCGGATTCGAGGCGCCGATCATGGACGAGCTCGGCGCGATGATCGCGACGTTAGGCAAGCGGAGTCCGCGCCTGCCCAGGGGCGCGCCGCCGCTCAGGTAG
- a CDS encoding PqqD family protein has protein sequence MRYRIVSDALSASLSDGAVLLNLYTKRYFSLNETGSRIWSLLQLQPTEEEIVQALVREYDVEVPEATRAVHQLLDDLVAERLVEATSA, from the coding sequence ATGCGATATCGCATCGTGTCGGACGCGCTCTCTGCTTCCCTGAGCGACGGCGCAGTACTGCTGAATCTTTATACGAAGCGCTATTTCTCGCTCAACGAGACGGGGTCGCGAATCTGGTCGCTACTGCAACTGCAACCGACCGAGGAGGAAATCGTCCAAGCATTGGTACGGGAATACGATGTCGAGGTGCCAGAAGCCACGCGAGCGGTGCATCAGTTGCTCGACGACCTGGTTGCCGAGCGACTCGTTGAAGCGACATCTGCATGA
- a CDS encoding zinc-dependent metalloprotease — protein sequence MKRTLAGLAVGLAAVACASQHARVPAVQPAAQVTSPNDSLRPAHPSATAGTQHWDGFLPLDLDAKGERVLLEIPRDSTRALLFVSLATGLGSNPIGLDRGADVAAFVARFDRAGNHVLLVLENWNYRSSSPNQDNVRSVHESFPPSTVAALPIVDEHSGVLIVDATPLVFRDWAHVAETLDANKQGSYALARDRSTIFVPYTKAFPANTEIDASLTFALTNGKAGDIVSAIVPDPSAITLRQHLSLLPLPDSAYEPRTLDPRVGYFGVTFKDYGQPVQGSLEQRWIARHRLERVTPSDPNSPIKNPIVYYVDRGIPEPIRTAVKQGVSWWATAFDAAGLKGAFRVEDLPEGVDPMDARYNVVQWENRNERGWSIGGSLGDPRTGEIIKGMARLDSHRERTDYNLYAGLMGAASSAADTAFVLARVRQKAAHEVGHTLGLAHNYIASTYERGSVMDYPPPRVHMAPDGRIDISQAYAAGPGAYDVWAIHWGYGIFPRASEADSLRAIVTDGLRKGYLFLSDADARPDFASDPRTNLWDDQASASNFLHDQMAVRRAAIAGFGLRNIRPDEPVALLQERFAPVYFLHRFALNSLGKTIGGMEYANAVSGDGQAETQPIPATQQRAALHQLLGALAPAELAIPDTVLTLLGPRPFSYEESQELFGSRTRPAFDEFGAARTLAQMIVSIILEPERAARVVRFATSESSPLTLEEVIDSLTGATWGARKPPTPKLAALQRVAQRAVADQLLLLASDHDAAQEVRAIAELEITNLRATAERRERAADSFAERAHWASIAADYRRWIDRRELPTPTKALVAPPGDPFGEP from the coding sequence ATGAAGCGAACCCTTGCCGGACTTGCCGTGGGCCTGGCTGCTGTTGCGTGCGCAAGCCAGCACGCACGAGTCCCCGCGGTCCAGCCTGCAGCGCAGGTGACGTCGCCTAACGACAGCCTCCGCCCGGCGCACCCGAGCGCGACGGCTGGCACGCAGCACTGGGACGGGTTTCTCCCGCTGGACCTCGATGCGAAGGGCGAGCGCGTACTGCTCGAGATTCCTCGCGACTCGACGCGCGCGCTCCTTTTCGTGTCGCTCGCGACGGGATTGGGCTCGAATCCGATCGGACTCGACCGGGGCGCCGACGTCGCTGCCTTCGTCGCACGATTCGATCGGGCCGGGAACCACGTGCTGCTGGTGCTCGAGAACTGGAACTATCGCAGTTCATCGCCTAACCAGGACAACGTGCGCAGCGTACACGAGTCGTTTCCGCCGAGCACCGTCGCCGCGCTGCCAATCGTCGACGAGCATTCGGGCGTCCTGATCGTGGATGCGACCCCGCTGGTGTTCCGCGATTGGGCGCACGTTGCGGAAACGCTCGATGCGAACAAGCAAGGCTCGTATGCGCTGGCCCGCGATCGATCGACCATCTTCGTGCCGTACACGAAAGCGTTTCCGGCAAACACGGAAATCGACGCCTCGCTGACGTTCGCGCTGACTAACGGAAAGGCGGGCGACATCGTCTCCGCGATCGTGCCGGATCCCTCGGCAATCACGTTGCGCCAGCACCTGTCGCTGCTCCCGCTTCCGGACAGCGCCTACGAGCCGCGGACGCTCGATCCTCGCGTCGGATATTTCGGCGTCACGTTCAAGGACTACGGCCAGCCCGTTCAGGGTTCTCTCGAGCAGCGGTGGATCGCGCGACACCGCTTGGAGCGCGTCACTCCATCGGACCCGAACAGCCCGATCAAGAATCCGATCGTGTACTACGTCGACCGCGGCATCCCCGAGCCAATCCGCACCGCGGTGAAACAAGGCGTGAGCTGGTGGGCGACGGCATTCGACGCGGCGGGTCTCAAGGGCGCCTTCCGCGTCGAGGATCTACCAGAAGGCGTCGATCCCATGGATGCACGCTACAACGTGGTGCAGTGGGAAAATCGCAACGAGCGCGGATGGTCCATTGGCGGTTCGCTCGGCGATCCGCGCACGGGAGAAATCATCAAGGGGATGGCGCGGCTCGATTCGCACCGCGAGCGCACTGACTACAATCTGTACGCGGGCCTCATGGGCGCCGCGTCATCTGCGGCCGACACGGCGTTCGTATTGGCCCGCGTGCGACAGAAGGCGGCGCACGAGGTCGGGCACACGTTAGGCCTGGCGCACAACTACATCGCATCGACGTACGAGCGGGGATCCGTCATGGATTATCCGCCGCCGCGCGTCCACATGGCGCCCGATGGACGCATCGATATCAGCCAGGCCTATGCCGCTGGTCCGGGCGCGTACGATGTGTGGGCGATCCATTGGGGCTACGGCATTTTCCCGCGCGCCAGCGAAGCGGACTCGCTTCGCGCAATCGTCACCGACGGACTGCGCAAAGGCTACTTGTTCCTTTCGGATGCCGATGCACGTCCGGACTTCGCCTCCGATCCGCGCACCAACTTGTGGGACGACCAGGCCTCTGCATCGAATTTTCTCCACGATCAGATGGCGGTTCGACGCGCCGCAATTGCCGGGTTCGGGTTGCGCAACATCCGACCCGATGAACCGGTCGCGCTGCTGCAAGAACGGTTCGCGCCCGTGTACTTCCTGCATCGCTTTGCGCTCAACTCGTTAGGCAAGACGATCGGCGGCATGGAGTACGCCAACGCGGTGAGTGGCGACGGACAGGCGGAGACGCAACCGATTCCCGCAACGCAGCAGCGAGCGGCCTTGCATCAATTGTTAGGCGCGCTCGCGCCGGCCGAGCTGGCGATCCCCGATACGGTCTTGACCTTGTTGGGACCGCGGCCGTTCTCGTACGAAGAGTCTCAGGAACTGTTCGGCAGTCGCACGCGCCCCGCGTTCGACGAGTTCGGTGCCGCGCGAACCCTGGCGCAAATGATCGTGAGCATTATTCTCGAACCCGAGCGCGCGGCCCGTGTAGTTCGATTCGCGACGTCGGAGTCGAGCCCGCTCACTCTCGAGGAAGTCATTGACTCCCTAACAGGAGCCACGTGGGGCGCGAGGAAGCCGCCGACGCCGAAGCTCGCGGCGCTGCAGCGCGTAGCGCAGCGTGCGGTCGCGGATCAGCTGCTCCTGCTGGCATCCGATCACGATGCCGCGCAAGAAGTGAGGGCAATCGCCGAGCTCGAGATCACGAATCTTCGCGCAACGGCCGAACGTCGCGAGCGCGCCGCCGATTCGTTTGCCGAGCGTGCGCACTGGGCCTCGATCGCCGCAGACTACCGTCGCTGGATCGACCGCCGCGAGCTGCCCACCCCAACCAAGGCTCTCGTTGCGCCCCCTGGTGACCCGTTCGGCGAGCCGTAG